Proteins from a single region of Jatrophihabitans sp.:
- a CDS encoding MFS transporter: MPFSLISLMVCVFGITTGEFVIAGILPDVASDLAVSIPEAGLLVTAYAIGMIFGGPPLTALTARYPRRPLILVLLVITVIGNIASAYAPTYELLFAARIITALVTSTLFANAIVIAVSTASAGKEASTVSKLVFGMNLAMVLGAPLGTFIGHQFGWRATFLAVAIVCALGLVLAAKFVPAVANAGGSATAELTVFRNRNVQLAILVTAVANAGLLMVFTYFSPLLTDVTGFAAGTVASMLLVYGVGAAVGNFAGGWLADRALMPSQIALLSLLTVALVGMWAASGSAIITGVMVFVVGALGFSVIPGMQARVMSTASGAPTLAIAVNASAYQLAAAFAGWLGGRVIDGPGLKSVYLVAAGVTVAGILVSLFAWHRDRVDVGSAEEVSMSQSNSGGT; the protein is encoded by the coding sequence GTGCCGTTCAGCCTGATTTCCCTGATGGTCTGCGTATTCGGCATCACGACCGGCGAGTTCGTCATCGCCGGCATCCTGCCGGATGTCGCGAGTGACCTGGCGGTGTCGATTCCCGAAGCTGGCCTTCTGGTCACCGCCTATGCGATCGGCATGATCTTCGGCGGTCCGCCGCTGACCGCGCTGACCGCACGCTACCCGCGCAGGCCGCTGATCCTGGTGCTGCTCGTGATCACGGTCATCGGCAACATCGCGTCGGCCTACGCGCCGACCTACGAACTGCTGTTCGCCGCGCGGATCATCACCGCCCTGGTCACATCGACGCTCTTCGCCAATGCGATCGTCATCGCGGTATCCACGGCGTCAGCGGGCAAAGAGGCCTCGACGGTGTCGAAACTGGTGTTCGGCATGAACCTCGCGATGGTGCTCGGCGCGCCGCTCGGCACCTTCATCGGCCATCAGTTCGGCTGGCGCGCGACATTCCTGGCCGTGGCGATCGTCTGCGCGCTAGGCCTGGTGCTCGCCGCGAAGTTCGTGCCCGCGGTCGCGAATGCCGGCGGCTCGGCGACCGCCGAGCTCACGGTCTTCCGCAACCGCAACGTGCAGCTGGCGATCCTGGTGACCGCTGTAGCGAACGCCGGCCTGCTGATGGTGTTCACCTACTTCTCGCCGCTGCTCACCGATGTCACCGGGTTCGCGGCGGGCACGGTCGCAAGCATGCTGCTCGTGTACGGCGTCGGCGCTGCGGTCGGCAACTTCGCCGGTGGCTGGCTTGCCGACCGGGCCCTGATGCCTTCGCAGATCGCCCTGCTGTCGTTGCTCACGGTCGCGTTGGTGGGCATGTGGGCCGCCAGTGGCAGCGCGATCATCACCGGCGTGATGGTGTTCGTGGTCGGCGCGCTCGGTTTCTCGGTGATCCCCGGCATGCAGGCCCGCGTGATGAGCACCGCCTCCGGGGCGCCGACGCTCGCCATTGCGGTGAATGCGTCGGCCTACCAGCTGGCCGCGGCGTTCGCCGGCTGGCTCGGCGGCCGGGTGATTGACGGGCCGGGTCTGAAGTCGGTCTACCTGGTGGCCGCAGGCGTGACCGTCGCGGGCATCTTGGTCAGTCTCTTCGCCTGGCACCGGGACCGTGTCGACGTCGGCAGTGCCGAGGAGGTCTCGATGTCACAATCGAACTCGGGAGGAACGTGA
- a CDS encoding ABC transporter substrate-binding protein — protein sequence MLVGLVVALAAISVSGCDANNKSAGPAQTKAKAGGELNVLSSASTINLDPAKSQNLATSTIHLVLRSLTTWQETATEAPTVAPDLATDTGQVSDGGKRWTYTLRPGLKYADGSPILAADVKYGLERSFAAQLSGGLAYHKTLLAGGEKYQGPFDGKQLDSIQTPDDHTIVFQLNKPSGDWPWIASMPAFAPVPKKAEDIQHYGENPMASGPYQVSSLKQGSTLVLKRNPHWDRGSDPVRTAQPDTIVYTMGLEPTVINQRLIADQGKDRNAISSANVPAALLPKVLGNPSVAQRLATSPSGALSYLAINVTRPPLNNLQVRQALQYAVNKKAVQVAAGGAKIGGELATTLITPGIPGYQSYDKYPADPSGDIAKAKALLSQAGHASGVSLTLLTRNDSIHLAQAQAVQSGLTAAGINVRLKPEDSDSFYADTGASKGDYDLALLSWLPDYPSANGNIAPLFDSSQIGNGNFNASHYSNPAVDKLIAQASAETDQAAAQALWGQADRAIMDDAPVVPLLYARNAFLRGSGVANFYAPPYPPYVNMLVVGLAG from the coding sequence GTGCTTGTCGGCTTGGTGGTCGCGCTGGCCGCCATCAGCGTGTCCGGCTGCGATGCCAACAACAAATCCGCCGGGCCGGCTCAGACCAAGGCCAAGGCCGGCGGCGAGCTGAATGTGCTCAGTTCGGCTTCGACGATCAACCTTGATCCTGCCAAGAGCCAGAACCTGGCCACCAGCACCATCCATCTGGTGCTGCGCAGCCTGACCACCTGGCAGGAAACGGCCACCGAGGCGCCCACGGTGGCGCCGGACCTGGCCACCGACACCGGCCAGGTCTCCGATGGCGGCAAGCGCTGGACCTACACCCTCAGGCCCGGTCTGAAGTACGCCGACGGCTCGCCGATCCTGGCCGCCGATGTCAAGTACGGACTGGAGCGCTCCTTCGCCGCCCAGCTGTCCGGTGGGTTGGCCTACCACAAGACGTTGCTGGCGGGCGGTGAGAAGTACCAAGGCCCATTCGACGGCAAGCAGCTCGACTCGATCCAGACGCCCGACGATCACACCATCGTCTTCCAGCTCAACAAGCCCTCCGGGGACTGGCCGTGGATCGCCAGCATGCCGGCGTTCGCGCCGGTGCCGAAGAAGGCCGAGGACATCCAGCATTACGGTGAGAACCCGATGGCCAGCGGCCCGTACCAGGTCTCCTCGCTCAAGCAAGGCTCGACGCTGGTGCTCAAGCGCAACCCGCACTGGGACCGCGGCAGCGACCCGGTCCGGACCGCCCAGCCGGACACCATCGTCTACACCATGGGCCTGGAGCCGACGGTGATCAACCAACGGCTGATCGCCGACCAGGGCAAGGACCGCAACGCGATCTCCTCAGCGAACGTGCCGGCGGCGTTGTTACCGAAGGTGCTGGGCAATCCGAGCGTGGCCCAGAGGCTGGCCACCTCGCCCAGCGGCGCGCTCAGCTACCTCGCGATCAACGTCACCCGCCCGCCGCTGAACAACCTGCAGGTGCGCCAGGCGCTGCAGTACGCGGTGAACAAGAAGGCGGTCCAGGTGGCCGCCGGTGGCGCCAAGATCGGCGGCGAGCTGGCCACCACCCTGATCACCCCTGGCATCCCCGGCTATCAGTCCTACGACAAGTACCCGGCCGACCCCAGCGGTGACATCGCCAAGGCCAAGGCGCTGCTGAGCCAGGCCGGCCACGCCAGCGGCGTCTCGTTGACCCTGCTGACCCGCAACGACAGCATCCACCTGGCTCAGGCGCAGGCGGTGCAGTCCGGGCTGACCGCGGCCGGCATCAACGTCCGGCTCAAGCCCGAAGACAGCGACTCCTTCTATGCCGACACCGGCGCCAGCAAGGGCGACTACGACCTGGCGTTGCTCAGCTGGCTGCCGGATTACCCGAGTGCCAACGGCAACATCGCGCCGCTGTTCGACTCCAGCCAGATCGGCAACGGCAACTTCAACGCCAGCCACTACAGCAACCCCGCTGTGGACAAGCTGATCGCGCAGGCCAGCGCCGAGACCGACCAAGCCGCCGCCCAGGCGCTGTGGGGCCAGGCCGACCGGGCGATCATGGACGACGCGCCGGTGGTGCCGCTGCTGTACGCCCGCAACGCGTTCCTGCGCGGGTCGGGCGTGGCGAACTTCTACGCGCCGCCGTACCCGCCCTACGTCAACATGCTGGTGGTCGGGCTGGCCGGCTGA
- a CDS encoding styrene monooxygenase/indole monooxygenase family protein: protein MIGIIGAGISGLQLALRLQQLGVAVTVYSAQDVGALKSAAPRNFPARFGSTQEREMTLGVFDWDTAAAQVRSWSVEVHMPVGRLAFEATLTPPSSVVDFRIYLPHLYEVFAARGGEVIVGAPDIAEVARRHELVVVANGDRSMRQLFPRDQRRSPYDGPQRILTSGLYHGISENSPNQLDLALIPGVGEILRIPFLSPAGRADVLAFEAVPGGPLEALSTLDADADPALFYREVLAMVERFTPELRGRIDTAEFAAIGPHEVLQGGVTPVVRKGWAKLADGTCALAIGDAWITNDPLTAQGANLGSRTAFTLADLITAATGPFDESFCRTTSERLWEDARPVVEWSTAFLAPPPPHVAGLFGQAAQNRRVADAFVSNFNDPATMWQILSSPEGVDSFLAGFLEGAR, encoded by the coding sequence GTGATCGGCATCATCGGGGCCGGTATCTCCGGCCTGCAGCTGGCGTTGCGGCTGCAGCAGCTGGGCGTCGCGGTGACCGTGTATTCGGCTCAAGACGTGGGTGCGCTGAAGTCGGCTGCTCCCCGGAATTTCCCCGCGCGGTTCGGATCGACCCAGGAACGCGAGATGACGCTGGGCGTGTTCGACTGGGACACTGCGGCAGCCCAGGTGCGAAGCTGGTCGGTCGAGGTCCACATGCCAGTTGGTCGGCTGGCCTTTGAGGCCACCCTGACCCCGCCGTCTAGCGTGGTGGATTTCCGAATTTACCTACCCCACCTGTACGAGGTCTTCGCCGCGCGCGGCGGCGAAGTGATCGTCGGTGCGCCGGACATCGCAGAGGTGGCGCGCAGGCACGAACTCGTGGTGGTGGCCAACGGCGACCGCTCGATGCGGCAGCTATTCCCTCGCGACCAGAGGCGTTCGCCGTACGACGGTCCACAACGGATCCTGACCAGCGGCCTGTACCACGGCATCAGTGAGAACAGCCCGAACCAACTCGACCTGGCGCTGATACCTGGCGTCGGGGAGATCCTGCGGATCCCGTTCCTGTCACCGGCGGGCCGGGCGGACGTGCTGGCCTTCGAAGCGGTGCCCGGCGGGCCGCTGGAAGCACTGAGCACGCTCGACGCGGACGCTGATCCGGCTTTGTTCTACCGCGAGGTGCTTGCGATGGTGGAGAGGTTCACACCGGAGCTGCGCGGCCGAATCGACACGGCCGAGTTTGCCGCCATCGGCCCGCACGAGGTGCTGCAGGGCGGTGTGACACCGGTGGTGCGCAAGGGCTGGGCCAAGCTGGCAGACGGCACCTGCGCCCTCGCCATCGGCGACGCGTGGATCACCAACGACCCGCTCACCGCACAGGGCGCGAACCTGGGGTCCCGCACGGCGTTCACACTCGCCGACCTGATCACCGCCGCCACCGGCCCGTTCGACGAGTCGTTCTGCCGCACCACTTCCGAGCGCCTGTGGGAAGACGCCCGGCCGGTGGTCGAGTGGAGCACCGCGTTCCTCGCGCCGCCGCCACCGCACGTGGCTGGCCTGTTCGGGCAGGCCGCGCAGAACCGGCGGGTCGCCGACGCGTTCGTGAGCAACTTCAACGACCCGGCCACCATGTGGCAGATCCTTTCCAGCCCGGAAGGCGTGGACTCGTTCCTTGCCGGCTTCCTCGAAGGAGCACGATGA
- a CDS encoding isocyanide synthase family protein — MLDPVIEVSQRVLEILYRYRRLDNSVDYDDRSCIACFEARRTKIDEFVRKGEPIHFAIPAFPAKSPNQTKVLGALPDLGEQMALGFLQSLCDYISHFYAPGARITICSDGHVFGDVVGVSDAAITAYRESLTDMIEKSDWTSLAMFGLDDAFGALNYPMLRDLLDRNYSSTLDELKESVRTNPATLSLFNGIHRFMFEDAVGMRGDSLSKARLRKESKESAYNTILRSNAWSRVVTERFPNAMRLSIHPQPPHSEKFGLQLMRTGDSWLTPWHGVALDDGATISLVKRSQAEKVKATVVWRYGRPSHFVAPHLGIDS, encoded by the coding sequence GTGTTGGATCCGGTCATTGAGGTATCTCAAAGAGTCCTGGAAATTCTCTACCGTTACCGTCGACTTGACAACTCCGTCGATTATGACGACAGGTCGTGCATCGCGTGCTTTGAAGCGCGCAGGACAAAGATCGATGAATTCGTCCGGAAAGGCGAACCTATCCACTTCGCCATCCCGGCTTTTCCCGCGAAATCACCCAACCAAACTAAGGTGCTGGGTGCACTGCCTGACCTGGGTGAACAGATGGCACTCGGTTTCCTGCAGTCGTTGTGTGACTACATCAGTCACTTCTACGCTCCGGGCGCCCGCATCACGATCTGCTCTGACGGCCACGTGTTCGGCGATGTCGTCGGGGTCAGCGACGCGGCGATTACCGCTTACCGGGAAAGTCTCACGGACATGATCGAGAAGTCGGACTGGACCTCGTTGGCGATGTTCGGGCTCGACGACGCCTTTGGCGCCCTAAACTATCCGATGCTGCGTGACCTGCTCGATCGCAATTACTCCAGCACGCTCGACGAACTCAAAGAGAGCGTCCGCACGAACCCGGCCACCCTGTCGCTGTTCAACGGAATTCACCGGTTCATGTTCGAGGACGCGGTCGGCATGCGGGGCGACTCCCTGTCGAAGGCCCGGTTGCGGAAGGAGTCAAAGGAGAGCGCTTACAACACCATTCTGCGGAGCAATGCCTGGAGCCGGGTCGTCACGGAACGTTTTCCAAACGCCATGCGGCTCTCGATCCACCCACAGCCACCACACTCCGAGAAATTCGGGTTGCAACTCATGCGAACAGGTGACAGCTGGTTGACACCTTGGCACGGAGTGGCTCTGGACGACGGGGCGACGATCTCGCTGGTCAAACGGTCGCAGGCCGAGAAAGTCAAGGCCACCGTGGTGTGGCGGTACGGCAGGCCCAGTCATTTCGTCGCTCCCCACCTTGGCATCGATTCCTAG
- a CDS encoding TauD/TfdA family dioxygenase, with amino-acid sequence MTAPSSTSLNTLVHTPLRPFGRIVEAPGGINVADIPVETLAAWTVESRVLVLRGFDLMAKQEFADWSRRWGKVLEWPPGEVVDLVVEDNPKNYLFASGDVPFHWDGAFVADNPRWFFFQCLDATPAAGGETVFSDTTAVYRDADPETRERWSRVSMTYTTDKLAHYGGRVTEKLVSQHPATGLPVLRFAEPLDPNKYKNPVSVEVDGVDDPEKFLAELASLVHRREYCYHHEWRSGDLLLADNFSLIHGRNAFSGPTNRHLQRVEVI; translated from the coding sequence ATGACAGCGCCATCGTCAACTTCGCTCAATACTCTGGTCCACACTCCGCTGCGCCCGTTCGGGCGAATCGTCGAGGCACCCGGCGGCATCAACGTGGCAGATATCCCGGTCGAGACGCTTGCCGCGTGGACCGTCGAATCCCGCGTGCTCGTGCTGCGTGGATTCGACCTGATGGCGAAGCAGGAGTTCGCCGATTGGTCTCGGCGCTGGGGCAAAGTGCTCGAATGGCCGCCCGGCGAGGTTGTCGACCTGGTGGTGGAAGACAACCCGAAGAACTACCTGTTCGCAAGCGGCGACGTGCCGTTCCACTGGGACGGAGCATTCGTGGCGGACAATCCACGCTGGTTCTTCTTCCAGTGCCTCGATGCCACCCCCGCTGCGGGCGGTGAAACCGTCTTCTCCGATACCACGGCGGTGTACCGGGATGCCGATCCGGAAACGCGAGAGCGGTGGTCGCGGGTCAGCATGACTTATACGACCGACAAGCTCGCCCACTATGGCGGTCGGGTCACCGAAAAGCTTGTTTCCCAGCACCCGGCGACCGGTCTGCCGGTATTGCGGTTCGCCGAGCCGCTCGATCCGAATAAATACAAGAATCCCGTGTCGGTCGAGGTCGACGGCGTCGATGATCCGGAGAAGTTTCTCGCCGAGCTTGCCAGCCTGGTGCATCGCCGCGAATATTGCTACCACCACGAGTGGCGTAGCGGTGACCTCCTGCTGGCGGACAACTTCTCGCTGATACACGGTCGCAACGCGTTCAGCGGCCCGACCAATCGACACCTGCAGCGGGTCGAGGTCATTTGA
- a CDS encoding cupin domain-containing protein — MTDNNISLDKKGRFIPEGEQTAVWLMGGLAQVRVPGQMTRDAFTVVQHTGLRGYTTPQHVHHFEDEVFLVIEGALKLVCDGREQLAEAGDTMIIPRTVPHGFVATSDIKFLTIHSTPREGERPQFDLFLDAEIPHAEALTLPTEEFPFGLDHIVKLGETYGYGFAGPAPTL; from the coding sequence ATGACCGACAACAACATCAGCCTCGACAAAAAGGGGCGGTTCATCCCCGAGGGCGAGCAGACCGCGGTGTGGCTGATGGGCGGGCTCGCGCAGGTGCGCGTACCCGGCCAAATGACGCGCGACGCCTTCACCGTGGTGCAGCACACCGGATTGCGTGGTTACACAACCCCACAGCACGTGCACCACTTCGAGGACGAGGTCTTCTTGGTGATCGAGGGGGCACTGAAGCTGGTCTGCGACGGCAGGGAGCAGCTCGCCGAGGCCGGTGACACGATGATCATCCCCCGGACCGTCCCGCACGGGTTCGTTGCCACCTCCGACATCAAGTTCCTCACCATCCACTCGACGCCACGCGAGGGAGAGCGGCCACAGTTCGACCTGTTCCTCGACGCGGAGATCCCGCACGCCGAGGCGCTCACCCTGCCCACTGAGGAGTTTCCGTTCGGGCTCGACCACATCGTCAAGCTCGGCGAAACCTACGGGTACGGCTTCGCCGGACCGGCCCCGACCCTGTGA
- a CDS encoding styrene monooxygenase/indole monooxygenase family protein: MGIGIVGAGISGLHLALRLQQFGMEVTLYTAQDPEDIRTGPPLNFVTRFDSTRKREVALGVTEWASSQFDNPWMHMRLEGADLEFRGKLPSPASSVDFRMYLSGLLEELHRRDGKVARHAPLTRGELAKLAQRHDLLVVAAGRGAVTEVFPRDPARSPYDSAPRSLLGGLFTGVRPPEPAGMTMNMVPGAGEVHAPSYHSFGGMLTAILIEAVPGGPFEEVTLGDYRGDPDLLAKKVLDLITHHAPSLRERIDERAFGLARPGDHMQGALVPTVRHGVAQVADGRFAVAIGDAWIVNDPLTAQGANLGSQQAFEVAHLLSTHSGPYDEAFCRMVSDTLWQAAQPVVDWTNTFLGEPPPHVVKLLSAASADQRVADAFVANLDRPAEMWQSIRTPEDSTRFLAAVTDSGVVS; encoded by the coding sequence ATGGGCATCGGCATCGTGGGAGCCGGGATTTCCGGCCTTCACCTGGCTCTACGCCTCCAGCAGTTCGGGATGGAGGTCACGCTTTATACCGCGCAGGACCCTGAGGACATCCGCACGGGACCGCCGCTGAACTTCGTGACCCGGTTCGACTCGACCCGAAAAAGGGAGGTCGCGCTCGGTGTCACGGAGTGGGCGTCCAGCCAGTTCGACAACCCGTGGATGCACATGCGGCTGGAGGGCGCGGACCTTGAGTTCCGGGGAAAGCTGCCGAGCCCGGCGAGCTCGGTCGACTTCCGGATGTACCTGAGCGGGTTGCTGGAGGAACTCCACCGACGCGACGGGAAGGTGGCACGGCACGCGCCGCTGACTCGCGGGGAACTGGCCAAGCTGGCGCAGCGGCACGACCTGCTCGTCGTGGCGGCCGGTCGCGGCGCCGTGACGGAGGTCTTTCCCCGCGATCCGGCGCGGTCGCCGTACGACTCGGCGCCGAGGTCGCTGCTGGGCGGGCTTTTCACCGGCGTGCGGCCACCGGAGCCCGCCGGAATGACCATGAACATGGTGCCCGGCGCGGGCGAGGTGCACGCGCCCTCGTACCACTCATTCGGGGGAATGCTCACCGCGATCCTGATCGAGGCCGTCCCCGGCGGGCCGTTCGAGGAAGTCACCCTGGGGGACTACCGCGGCGATCCCGACTTGCTTGCCAAGAAGGTGCTCGACCTGATCACTCACCACGCGCCGTCGTTGCGGGAGCGCATCGACGAACGTGCGTTCGGTCTGGCCCGACCAGGGGATCACATGCAGGGCGCCCTGGTGCCGACCGTGCGCCACGGGGTTGCGCAGGTCGCCGACGGACGGTTCGCGGTGGCCATCGGGGACGCGTGGATCGTGAACGACCCGCTGACCGCACAGGGGGCGAACCTCGGTTCGCAGCAGGCGTTCGAGGTCGCGCACCTGCTGTCCACCCACAGCGGCCCCTACGACGAGGCCTTCTGCCGGATGGTCTCGGACACGCTGTGGCAGGCCGCGCAGCCGGTCGTCGACTGGACGAACACTTTCCTCGGCGAGCCGCCGCCGCACGTGGTGAAGCTGCTCTCCGCCGCTTCGGCGGATCAGCGGGTCGCGGACGCGTTCGTGGCGAACCTCGACCGTCCGGCCGAAATGTGGCAGAGCATCCGTACGCCGGAAGACAGCACAAGGTTCCTCGCGGCGGTCACCGACTCAGGGGTCGTGTCATGA
- a CDS encoding LLM class flavin-dependent oxidoreductase, with product MAAGRGLLDFARDQKLDAFLVFDHLINVFPRQVWDTDFTPLAQAMPEPDQCLDFATVLGNFAPHAGPVQLVVGVTDPGRRHPAVLAQTALTLAQLTERAPVLGIGAGAFENLVPYGLPHERQVERTEEALQILRMFFDGVGPHDFQGHHFTLDQALMGLRAPEGRAPELWVGANGSRMLRLTGRYADGWVPSELVVPTEYARRLGIVRTAAETAGRDPDGIVAAGGVPIVVADTDTEARKLLQNKLIRYMALHATADAWRVHGREHPFGPDYRGLKELLPHKLTRAEFDRAMADIPEDVVAAQAIVGSRETVLNRIGDLVDAGLRHPMLIPMSALASPDAAQYTIESVAWLGAQLHSTAAVTA from the coding sequence GTGGCGGCGGGGCGGGGCCTGCTGGACTTCGCGCGCGATCAGAAGCTGGATGCCTTCCTGGTGTTCGACCATCTGATCAACGTCTTCCCCCGACAGGTGTGGGACACCGACTTCACCCCTCTCGCGCAGGCGATGCCGGAACCTGACCAGTGCCTCGACTTCGCCACCGTGCTGGGCAACTTCGCCCCACACGCCGGCCCGGTCCAGCTGGTCGTCGGCGTCACCGACCCTGGCCGTAGGCACCCGGCGGTGCTGGCGCAGACGGCGTTGACGCTGGCTCAACTCACTGAACGGGCGCCGGTGCTGGGCATCGGCGCGGGCGCGTTCGAGAACCTGGTGCCCTATGGGCTGCCGCACGAGCGCCAGGTCGAGCGGACCGAAGAGGCATTGCAGATCCTGCGGATGTTCTTCGACGGCGTCGGGCCGCACGACTTTCAGGGCCACCACTTCACCCTGGATCAGGCACTGATGGGCCTGCGCGCGCCCGAGGGTCGCGCGCCCGAGCTCTGGGTCGGCGCGAACGGCTCGCGGATGCTGCGGCTCACCGGCCGCTACGCCGACGGTTGGGTGCCGTCGGAGCTGGTAGTGCCCACCGAGTACGCGCGGCGGCTGGGCATCGTGCGCACTGCGGCGGAGACGGCCGGGCGTGACCCGGACGGCATCGTCGCGGCGGGCGGTGTCCCGATCGTCGTGGCCGACACCGACACCGAGGCGCGGAAACTGTTGCAGAACAAGCTGATCCGCTATATGGCGCTGCATGCGACCGCGGACGCCTGGCGGGTACACGGGCGCGAGCATCCGTTCGGCCCTGACTACCGGGGCCTGAAGGAACTGCTGCCGCACAAGCTCACCCGTGCAGAGTTCGACCGGGCAATGGCCGACATCCCGGAGGACGTGGTGGCGGCGCAAGCGATCGTCGGCAGCCGGGAGACGGTGCTGAATCGGATCGGTGACCTTGTCGACGCTGGCCTGCGGCACCCGATGCTGATCCCAATGTCCGCGCTCGCCTCGCCCGATGCAGCGCAGTACACGATCGAGTCGGTGGCCTGGCTCGGCGCGCAGCTGCATTCGACCGCGGCGGTGACGGCGTGA
- a CDS encoding LysR family transcriptional regulator, with amino-acid sequence MKSGDDPTGHQLRLLLVLAEELHFGRAANRLYLTQPALSQQIRSLEQRLGVQLFTRTSRQVELTKHGQELLPYVKDAVDAGHALRHAAHRAAAGSGKLRLGVCESFGALPVTRKVIAAVTAQHPELGPEVHVADDVVEQFAMLSEGEIDAAFVHLPAPEGMHDQVLTTEPRLACVAVSDPLAARDVVSLAELSHHLIVSLVSEEFPVRRGFWSGDPWPDGTTVRYSDQQVTRFETLLSTVSLGGAIAFVPASAATLYPRPDVRYLPVEDLQECAYGVVWHSADHDKPKILALAEVSRQVQDV; translated from the coding sequence GTGAAGAGCGGAGACGATCCCACCGGCCACCAGCTGCGGTTGCTGCTGGTGCTGGCAGAGGAGCTTCACTTCGGCCGTGCGGCGAACCGGCTCTATCTCACCCAGCCCGCACTGAGTCAGCAGATCAGATCGCTCGAACAACGCCTCGGCGTACAGCTGTTCACCCGTACCAGCAGGCAGGTCGAGCTCACCAAGCACGGCCAGGAACTGCTCCCTTATGTAAAAGATGCCGTGGACGCGGGTCACGCCCTGCGCCACGCTGCACACCGCGCGGCGGCGGGCAGCGGCAAGCTGCGCCTCGGCGTGTGCGAAAGCTTCGGCGCCCTGCCCGTGACCCGCAAGGTGATCGCTGCGGTCACCGCGCAGCACCCCGAGCTCGGCCCGGAGGTACACGTGGCCGACGACGTCGTCGAACAGTTCGCGATGCTATCCGAGGGCGAGATCGACGCCGCTTTTGTTCACCTGCCCGCCCCTGAAGGCATGCACGATCAGGTACTCACGACCGAACCGCGGCTGGCCTGCGTGGCCGTATCCGACCCGCTCGCCGCGCGTGACGTCGTGTCGTTGGCCGAGCTCAGCCATCACTTGATCGTCAGCCTCGTCTCGGAGGAGTTCCCCGTCCGCCGCGGCTTCTGGTCCGGCGACCCGTGGCCGGACGGGACCACCGTCCGCTATAGCGACCAGCAGGTGACGCGGTTCGAGACGCTGCTGTCGACGGTGTCGCTGGGAGGCGCGATCGCGTTCGTCCCGGCCTCGGCCGCAACCCTCTACCCCCGACCGGACGTGCGGTATCTGCCGGTGGAGGACCTCCAGGAGTGCGCGTACGGGGTGGTGTGGCACTCAGCCGACCACGACAAGCCCAAGATCCTCGCGCTCGCGGAGGTCTCGCGCCAGGTCCAGGACGTGTAA
- a CDS encoding DsbA family oxidoreductase yields the protein MACCGTAVLPQEHRPGTHSYFRCNKQVCVGRYHSYRLLPALPHDAAFELNDLLVKERGVPRAQAEAMSARTTSRAARVGLTYNLDKVIATNTRTAHRLIHFAGSQGKQHEMVERLFRAYFTDGLHVGNLDVLADLAAEIGLERDGAREILDSDAYGNDFDNDIELARQLAITGVPFFVFDGKYAVSGAQPVDTFTQALSTTWQEHRHARA from the coding sequence ATGGCCTGCTGCGGCACGGCAGTGCTTCCCCAAGAGCACCGACCTGGCACGCACAGCTACTTTCGCTGCAACAAGCAGGTGTGCGTCGGCCGGTACCACTCCTACCGGCTCCTACCTGCGCTGCCGCACGATGCTGCCTTCGAACTCAACGACCTCCTGGTGAAGGAACGCGGCGTTCCGCGCGCGCAAGCTGAGGCGATGAGCGCCCGGACCACCTCGCGGGCCGCGCGGGTCGGCCTGACGTACAACCTGGACAAGGTCATCGCCACGAACACCCGCACCGCGCACCGCCTGATTCACTTCGCCGGCAGCCAGGGCAAGCAACACGAGATGGTCGAACGCCTTTTCCGGGCCTACTTCACCGACGGCCTCCACGTCGGCAACCTCGATGTCCTGGCCGACCTGGCGGCCGAGATCGGACTCGAGCGTGACGGAGCCCGCGAGATTCTCGACTCCGACGCTTACGGCAACGACTTCGACAACGACATCGAGCTCGCTCGCCAGCTCGCCATCACCGGAGTCCCGTTCTTCGTCTTCGATGGCAAGTACGCCGTCTCCGGCGCCCAGCCGGTCGACACGTTCACACAGGCACTCAGCACCACGTGGCAGGAGCACCGGCACGCCCGCGCGTAG